The Cynocephalus volans isolate mCynVol1 chromosome 5, mCynVol1.pri, whole genome shotgun sequence genomic sequence TTAGGGCTGGTCAgccagctcagttggttagagcacgatgtACCACCAGGGTCAAGGCTTCAGATcaccataccggccagccacacacacacacacacaaaagttaaCCTTTAACTATTTCATCTATATCCTTTTGAGTTTAtctatttgagtttcccaaaaaACTTAGATTGCCTTTTTtgtttgcagctggcctgtaaggagatccaaacacttgactgggtgttatcggcaccacactctaccaagtgagctataGATTGCCTTATTATTAGGATTTATGCAAATACGCTTTTTTCAAATTAGAATAAAGTATATTCCTGCAAATGAAGACATACCATGCTATTATTTAGTATCAATGAACAGTCAAATTaactttgaaatgaaaataacatcATTGTGCATAGTGTTCACTTTATTAAAGTGAGCTTCAAATAAGACAAACGCTCTTTAGGTAGGTTTGGTGAGGATTGATCTATAtagtatatagatatatagtataaataactttaaatataataCCTCAAATTAGAACCCTCTCCTTTATCCCATGCCCTGACATCAGTTGCCATTGGGCCATCCTTCTGCCTGGCAAATGGGCTTTCTGGTTTGGATGACAATTGTTTTCTGGTTCAAAGAAAATGCTGGTttgggggctagctggttagcttaacttgttttaacaccaaggtcaagggttcagatcccagtaccggccagccgccaaaaaaaggaaaaaggaaatggtagTTTTCACTGTGTATAAATGCAGACATCCAGTGATGTCTtcccatttctttgctttttggtgTTCTTTTTACCTTTAGAAACCATGTGAGTATTTCTCATTCTAATGAGGTACAGGTAGTCCCAAATCATgcattttcttgaaatatttatacAGAAAAGTCAGTCTCTTCCCAAGTTCCTCAGTGAAGATATCACATTATTGAGAAAGGACTTCACTTTGAACGAGGACATGCTCCAAGGTGGAGATACATGAAGCATTGATTATAAAACAGGAGACACTTAAACAAAAGTTTTCTAGCCTAGTTTTCTCTatgacaaaatagacaaaaagcaTGCATATACTGTACCGTTGTCTCCCAAGTTTCCCTACCAGGGAAATTTCCATCCAAATCAGAAGCAATTGCACCAACCTAAAGAGCTTTTCTCGTGAAGAGGTGAAAACTTGTGAACTGCAGCATGTCAACTAAATGATATGAATATGATTATTGcctttcattaaaataaacataaggagatacataaaaaatagataataggCTATAAACTGAAGCATGAGTTTCTGTCAGTGGGGATTTAGGTGCATGTAGTTTCCATGCAAATGAACTTAGATGCTTCCCAATTCCACCTACTCTGGAGAATATAATGACACGTAAAGGAAATCATTCATGTGAATAGCATCTAGAGTCTAAAGAGAGGTTGAATTACAATGTGCCTACAACTCTGGTAGTGTGCTTTCCCAGGGGATCTGGGTTACATCTAATACCAGTTGCTACATTGTTACATTCCTGTAGCACCTAGTATAATGCTGTGTATTCAAGAGATAGTTAATAAGTGCAAATTAAACCAGTCAGTAAGAGTCTTGTCAATATAGCCGTAGCTTTGGAAAGCTGGAGAAGGGAAAGTGAAAACATGGGTGGGTAttgggaatttatttatttttttcactataaCCTTCAATTCTTTTTCATTATACAGATATTTCTGTAGTGCATACCATAAAGAATGTGAAAGTTATAGAATTAGGGTATCTATGAGAAAATAGACCAGTATATTAAATTGAATAAAATGTATGCTGCTGGAAAAATGATCCTGGAGTATTTGTCAATGGCGTGGGTGTCGATCCTCATGCTCATGTAGCTGCTTCTGTGACTTTTCCTCTGGGGAGAGCACCTCTCCGAGGCCAGGGTCAGTTGCACCATCATCCTGTCGGGCTTCTCTCCGTTCTCCGTCATGTAGTTGCCCAGGTCGTTCACCTCCCCATCGCTGTAGCTGCCATCTAGCTGTGGTGTGGGCTGAGATAACCCACAGGTGCAGGGAGGCTGCGAACACAGCAAACGCACATTGGGATGTGCCCCTTGGCGTCATCTCTCAGAACCCTTCAAAACAACTGCAGAGTGGAGGGTGTTgcctttttctagtttcttttattCCCAGTTTGGGGAGGGGAGAGTAGAAAAATAATGGTGGTGTCACAGGAAACATTCTCAAATAGCAGGTATCCATTTTATTGAACTAAAGTCTACAAATCGACTCTTAGGAAATATCACAATGTCATACCAGGGACCAATAAGAATGTTTGTGGTTAGATAAATCGCCTTGTTCTTCATGAGAGCCTAAACTGGTACGAGCCCTGATAAAAATTTATAGATCTCGTTATTATGCGTGTGTGTTTGTCATAGGGATGGGATTCGGAAAGGTGCAGCATTGTGGAGGTAGATCACTACTACACGGTTAGAGTCTTCTGGAGGAGATAACCATTGAGCTGCAGgctggaggaagaaaggaaagccaGGTGGGAGGGGAGATGACCTGGGAAATGATGGGAGATGTATGAGGCCACATAGGAAGGAAAATTTCCTAGAATGGGGGATGTTCTTCCCTGGAGTGTTCTTTTATTACatgtctatgttcatgaaaaattTGTTCCACCATGTAAagttgtcatttatttttctcctgggaTTCCCTCACTAACCTATGAACACCACCAAGATTAAAGGGACCATGTCTTAGTTGAGTTGGCTTAGCGGCTCCTGGAAAATGGGAGgtgcaaaataaatgtttcaatgaAAGAATACATCCTTCTTTCATTGAAAGAAGTAGCCCAGAGTAACTTTCACTCTGTCTTCGCATACGTCATTTTGTGTGATCTTCACAACTCAGAGAAGTGGGCAGAGGAGGGGGTATCATGACAGAGCTTACAGAGACGGTCTGACCAGGCTCCATCCCACCCAGACACTTTAAGCCCATGGTAAGGTCACCTTCTCCCGCAGCTTCCGCTCCTTGCGCTCCTGCACCGTGGTCAGGTAGTTGACCGCTGCATACTCCAGCACCGAGAGGAACACGAACACAAAGCTGACCCAGAGGTAAATGTCCACGGCCTTGATGTAGGACACGCGGGGCATGGAGGCGTTTACACCCGTGATGATGGTGGACATGGTCAGCACCGTCGTGATGCCTGCAAGCAGACACTGAGTGAGTAAAAAGCATTTGTCTTTCACCAAACCCTGGGTGGCTTCGTGCCTCTGCTGCTTTGTCTGTACTGTTCCCGCTGCCTAGAATGTCTGCACCCCGCCCTCTGTCTAGCAAACACCTACTCATCTTTCAAGACTTAGCTTTTAAAAAGCTCTTCCTGTCCCTCAACCCCTCATCCCCATCCTTTCCCCTCTGTATATTCTGTACATTCATCATAGCCTCTGAATCACTGTACCCTTCTGTAGAGAACCCCAGACATTTTGGCATTAAGACATTTATTTCaactcaattatttaaaaataagagattgCATATATGAGCAGGTATATATGTTTCTTGTAACTACTGCTCCATCAAGGGGAAAAAGTGTACCAGGTTTAATGTTGTATCCTGGCTGCTGCTGTCCAGTCCTACAGTCCATTATCAGAGGTCAGGATGCCTCTGGCAGCCACTGCCGAGCTGGGCCTGTCTGCCCTTTTAGCAATGTTGACACATGAAAATTCAGAGGTCAGTTTTACCAAAGTCATTTATAGGAGACAGATTTTAAAACTAGAATTTATATTTGGCACAGTAACTGTTCAAGCTACAGAACAACTGATAGAGAACAGGGCATCTGTCCGTGGAAATTTGCCTGGGATTTCAAATTAAGCTCAGAACATTTGTTCAGCAAATATCAAATCACAGGGATTGGGGTCATCCTCAGGGCCAGATGCAATCCAGTTTCACTAAAACCTGATGGGTCACACACTGTCTTGCAGCCCCCGAACTGTCTGAGCAGTGGTGGTATGTGTGAGTAAGTGGGTACTATACTGAAAGGGAGAAAGACAGTTGATGGCAAATAGCTATTGATGGAATGCTTATAGAGTAGGGATTCTCAGACTTGAGAATGTGTAAGAATTACTGGGAGAACTTATTAAAAAGGCAGGTTCCTGGTCCTcactcagagattctgattctatAGATGTGATGGAACCCAGGAGTCTTTGTTTTTAACAATTTCACTTAGAGATTCTATTGCAAAGATCCTTTGGACCACCTTTGCAGAAACCTTGTTATAAAATATGATTTCTTATGCAGGTGAGCAGAGAAAGCACCCACAGACCAGGATCACCCACCCTAGAACACAGCTCTAACAAGAATAAAGGTGGGCTGCTTGGATGGGCTCCTACAGGAACCCAGAGACAGTTTTGCTACAGGGATTCTTAATGATGGGATTTTACTAGTGTATAAATAACTTGTAGTTCTCTCAAGTCAAAATGCCAAAAGGGGCACAGAACCaatgtaaaaagaaatgttttatccGGAAGGAATTACTTGTATTTTCAGATGCTGGGAATGTGCACTTGAGATGTTCCTTACCTAAGGGGACTCTGGCAGGCACAGCTCTGCGGTCGATCCAGAAGGACACCCAGGACAGCATGACCATCAGCGTAGCGGGAAAATAGGTTTGGAGCAAGAAGAAGAAGATGTGGCGACGTAATGTGAAGTTAATGTACAGACGGTTGTACCAGCCTGGgggataaagaagaaaagatagcGCACATCATAGCTCCTTCATAAAGCAGATTTTATTTAGGGAATCATAAATGCCTCAGACACCACACTGGACCCTTACCATGCCTCTGTAAGGTGGAAGTGAGGAGAATCATGAACTGAGTGATTGTATGGGAACCCACACCCCCTGTGTGAATCCATCTCAAGAAACCTTTGGCTCCTGTTCTACACACAAAGGGAACCCTTTGAGAATGTCATTTAAGCTCTTGTTACTCAAAATATGGTCTAAAGTCCAGCAGCCTCACTATCATCTGgaagctggttagaaatgcagactctcagtaatattgaatatactaattatcctgatttgaggatcacatattgcccacaggtattgatattcaatgtgatACCCCAcagtatgtacaatcaattaagtttcaataaggaaaaaaaaaaagaaaaggaatacaaACTCTCGGGCCACAGCCCAGACCTACTGAAATCAGAATCTCCAATtaacaatattcttttttttttaaaagatgaccggtaaggggatcttaacccttgactgggtgttgtcagcaccacgctcagccagtgagcaaactggccatccctatatgggatccgaacccgtggccttggtgttatcagcaccgcactctcccgagtgagccacgggccggcccctccaaTTAACAATATTCTCCGCAGGATTCATATGCACATcagagtttgagaagcattgatTCAAACAACTCCTTTTGAATTTCTTTATGggtgatgtgttttttttttttttttttttttttaaaagatgaccggtaaggggatcttaacccttgacttggtgttgtgagcaccacgctcagacagtgagcgaaccggccatccgtatatgggatccgaacccggggccttggtgttatcagcaccgcactctcccgagtgagccacgggccggcccaatggGTGAtgtgttttaagttaaaatatgaagtgaagggccgagcccgtggcgcacttggtagagtgcggcgctgggagcgctgcgacgctcccgccgcgggttcggatcctatataggactggccggtgcactcactggctgagtgccggtcacgaaaaaggacaaaaaaaaaaaaaaaaaaaaaaaagattcttaaaaaaataaataaataaaataaaataaaataaaatatgaagtgaAACACAACATTGTATTAGGAACAGAATGTTCACAGGTCCACCTATACTTTAGTTCTGCCTTTGTGttctttacaaggaaaaaatacacGTGGAGGAGttgaagggaaaggaaggatgaTGGAAGTAAAAGGCAGGATAAGCTTGAGATGCCTAGGACTGAAAATAAAATGGGGACCTGGCAACATTAACTTGGAAACTTGGCAGCCCGGGTAATTATAACGCATTGGACATGCCTCTTGGTACCAGCAAGTGATTGTGGATGGACTGTGGGAATGCTGAGGGTCAAAGGAATGGGGGTCCTCTGAAGAACCAAGATTCATGGGTGATAGATACAGGAGATAAGATGTGCTGGATTGCCACGCTACGCTGGAAGTAAAACCATGCTCTCTCCTATAGATTAGAAAGACCACGGTGTACTTAAATAGTGCAGTCAATTGTGCAAGCTTTTAGCAATAGAAACTGCATAAAGATGTGAGCAAAATCATCTTGAAATTTGACTGGTCAAAAAAAGAGGCAAGGAGTGGAGAGAGTTAACCTCAGCTGCTTAAGTAGCATAGGCCGCTGCCAGGAGGAAGTGCAGAGCATGCCCACAGGAAACGGGAGGTACAAGCCTATCCAGACCATTGCTTCAAAAAGCAATAGCCAGGCCCAAGGGGGGAATGTCCAGTGCTCCTGCACCATGGCTTAGCAGAGGTCCATAAAGAGGGGCTGTGGAAGCAGTGGAGCGAAAGGGGATTGATCAAGAGTGGAGCACTGCAGAGGGGCTGGCTGAAGTGGCAGAAAGTGAATGGAAAACAGCAGGCTGAAACTGAACTTGTTCCTTGCTGTAAAGGAGGGGGCTCTGGTAGTCAAATCAGGGGTGAGATGCCAGCTGCTAAAGTGGCAGTGTGATTGTCTCAAATAAACCTACTCATGTGGCTTATGAGTCTCTactaatattttttagtttatcaCTTCCAATGCATTTGGTGGTTTCGAAAAATCACCTCCATCCCATGCTTGCCACCCACTAGACTTCATTTAGGATTCCTGTCTGTGGTTTCAAATACACTTGCTCTGCTCACTTGACAACCAATTCACACCTTTCCTAACACCAGGGCCACAATGAAGCCCGCCCCGCTCTCAGCCCCAACCTCACGCTCACCTGTGCTGCTGTAGAAGGCCAGTTTAGTGGTGGTGTGGAATTCTTGAATGAGGAACTGAGAGAGCGAGATCCGCTCATCTGTCTTTAAGGAGTCGTTGCCTTTTTTCCAGTACAGCATGAGGTCATCTTCTGTGTAGGCATCTAAAAAGATGGGAGACAGAATCAGGCATGAGGCATTGGCAAGACAGACCTGTGAGGCTGCATGGAATATGTGGGTTGTGATCTCCTGCACAAGCTCTCGGGATTGTGAGAAGATAGTTTGAATAAGCAAACCGCAGTCTaggcaaagcaaaacaaaatctaaaaaagACAAGGCTAattctccccaggctcccaaaGGCATCAGAGTAAAGCTCTCAAGCCTAAATGCTCATAATTCCTGCAAAAGAGCTCACACCACAATGCAGCCTGCTATTTATTAGGTTAAATCCAAAGAAATTGCTATTTCTATAGGTCAGAAATAGTCAAACATCAGCAAAGTTTCACATGGTTTGGCCTTATGAATGGGGTAATTtagcctttctttccttctttcaaagTGTAATGACTTATCAATTGATGGCAAATACCTTTAAACACTATCAGGTAATAAGGACTGCATCCTAGTGACAAAGGACCCATAAAGAAATGGGAGTGAAGCAAGTGCCTTCTCTGTAGGCCCCCACTTGCTCCTACCCAGGGTGAAGCCAAAGTGATTCCATGATAATCACCCTTTCTGTGCTACCATtaccccacctccccaccaccactTCAGGACAATACACTTCTTACTTCAATTTAACAAACCTACCTGCACCCTGGGCATAACTGAAGTAAAACCTAATGGAGTTGCCAGTCCAATCTGTTCATGTGTAAACAGTTCTTTCTGGGGCTCCTTGACATTGTTTGA encodes the following:
- the GABRR1 gene encoding gamma-aminobutyric acid receptor subunit rho-1 isoform X3; protein product: MLAFQNMKFGIFLLWWGWVLATESRVHWPGREVHEMSKKGSPVLKRSPDITKSPLTKSEQLLRIDDHDFSMRPGFGGPAIPVGVDVQVESLDSISEVDMDFTMTLYLRHYWKDERLSFPSTNNVSMTFDGRLVKKIWVPDMFFVHSKRSFIHDTTTDNVMLRVQPDGKVLYSLRVTVTAMCNMDFSRFPLDTQTCSLEIESYAYTEDDLMLYWKKGNDSLKTDERISLSQFLIQEFHTTTKLAFYSSTGWYNRLYINFTLRRHIFFFLLQTYFPATLMVMLSWVSFWIDRRAVPARVPLGITTVLTMSTIITGVNASMPRVSYIKAVDIYLWVSFVFVFLSVLEYAAVNYLTTVQERKERKLREKPPCTCGLSQPTPQLDGSYSDGEVNDLGNYMTENGEKPDRMMVQLTLASERCSPQRKSHRSSYMSMRIDTHAIDKYSRIIFPAAYILFNLIYWSIFS
- the GABRR1 gene encoding gamma-aminobutyric acid receptor subunit rho-1 isoform X1, translated to MLAFQNMKFGIFLLWWGWVLATESRVHWPGREVHEMSKKGSRPQRHRREVHEDAHKQGSPVLKRSPDITKSPLTKSEQLLRIDDHDFSMRPGFGGPAIPVGVDVQVESLDSISEVDMDFTMTLYLRHYWKDERLSFPSTNNVSMTFDGRLVKKIWVPDMFFVHSKRSFIHDTTTDNVMLRVQPDGKVLYSLRVTVTAMCNMDFSRFPLDTQTCSLEIESYAYTEDDLMLYWKKGNDSLKTDERISLSQFLIQEFHTTTKLAFYSSTGWYNRLYINFTLRRHIFFFLLQTYFPATLMVMLSWVSFWIDRRAVPARVPLGITTVLTMSTIITGVNASMPRVSYIKAVDIYLWVSFVFVFLSVLEYAAVNYLTTVQERKERKLREKPPCTCGLSQPTPQLDGSYSDGEVNDLGNYMTENGEKPDRMMVQLTLASERCSPQRKSHRSSYMSMRIDTHAIDKYSRIIFPAAYILFNLIYWSIFS
- the GABRR1 gene encoding gamma-aminobutyric acid receptor subunit rho-1 isoform X2 — translated: MLAFQNMKFGIFLLWWGWVLATESRVHWPGREVHEMSKKGRPQRHRREVHEDAHKQGSPVLKRSPDITKSPLTKSEQLLRIDDHDFSMRPGFGGPAIPVGVDVQVESLDSISEVDMDFTMTLYLRHYWKDERLSFPSTNNVSMTFDGRLVKKIWVPDMFFVHSKRSFIHDTTTDNVMLRVQPDGKVLYSLRVTVTAMCNMDFSRFPLDTQTCSLEIESYAYTEDDLMLYWKKGNDSLKTDERISLSQFLIQEFHTTTKLAFYSSTGWYNRLYINFTLRRHIFFFLLQTYFPATLMVMLSWVSFWIDRRAVPARVPLGITTVLTMSTIITGVNASMPRVSYIKAVDIYLWVSFVFVFLSVLEYAAVNYLTTVQERKERKLREKPPCTCGLSQPTPQLDGSYSDGEVNDLGNYMTENGEKPDRMMVQLTLASERCSPQRKSHRSSYMSMRIDTHAIDKYSRIIFPAAYILFNLIYWSIFS